The Thermothielavioides terrestris NRRL 8126 chromosome 2, complete sequence genome includes a region encoding these proteins:
- a CDS encoding glycoside hydrolase family 18 protein (CAZy_ID 269677) — translation MAPFSLKHAALAALSFYSLPTHGKPVPSTDVSVAKRQSGYRNMVYYTNWSIYGRNYQPYQLPASQLTHVLYAFANLQSTGQVVLSDTWADIDKHYANDSWNDPGNNVYGCVKQLFLLKKANRQLKTLLSIGGWTYSTNFPAAASTADTRALFASSAVRLVADLGFDGIDIDWEYPADATQAQNFVQLLQAVRSALDDYAAQYAPGYHFLLTVASPAGPANYGHLPLGDIANVVDFFNLMAYDYAGSWSNTSAHQANLYPNPSAPDTTPFSTSAAINDYIAAGVPPAKIILGMPIYGRSFDGTAGLGQPYTSVGQGSWEAGVWDYKALPRTAGAQVIYDSVAGATYSYDASAQELISYDTADMVQRKVSYLRQQGLGGSMFWEASADRTDSQSLIGTSWSALGSAGDGVQNLLSYPDSQYDNLRAGFP, via the exons ATGGCGCCCTTCTCATTGAAACACGCGGCCCTTGCGGCGTTGTCCTTCTACAGCCTGCCCACCCATGGAAAGCCAGTGCCTTCAACTGATGTCAGTGTCGCGAAGCGGCAGTCCGGCTACAGGAACATGGTGTACTACACCAACTG GAGCATCTACGGCCGCAACTACCAACCATACCAGCTGCCGGCTTCGCAGCTAACACACGTCCTCTACGCCTTTGCCAACCTGCAGTCCACAGGACAGGTCGTCCTGTCCGATACGTGGGCAGACATCGACAAGCACTACGCAAACGACT CGTGGAACGACCCGGGCAACAACGTCTACGGCTGCGTGAAGCAGCTCTTCCTGCTCAAGAAGGCCAACCGGCAACTCAAGACGCTGCTCTCAATCGGCGGCTGGACCTACTCGACCAActtcccggccgccgccagcacggccgACACGCGCGCGCTCTTCGCCTCGTCCGCCGTGCGCCTggtcgccgacctcggcTTCGACGGCATCGACATCGACTGGGAGTACCCGGCGGACGCGACGCAGGCGCAGAACTtcgtgcagctgctgcaggccgtGCGCTCGGCCCTCGACGACTACGCGGCCCAGTACGCTCCCGGCTACCACTTCCTCCTGACCGTCgcgtcgcccgccggcccggccaACTACGGCCACCTGCCGCTGGGCGACATCGCGAACGTGGTCGACTTCTTCAACCTCATGGCCTACGACTACGCCGGCTCGTGGTCCAACACCTCCGCCCACCAGGCCAACCTGTACCCGAACCCGTCCGCGCCGGACACCACGCCCTTctccacctcggccgcgatCAACGACTAcatcgcggccggcgtcccCCCCGCCAAGATCATCCTGGGCATGCCCATCTACGGCCGCTCGTTCGACGGCACGGCCGGGCTGGGCCAGCCGTACACCTCGGTCGGGCAGGGCAGCTGGGAGGCGGGCGTGTGGGACTACAAGGCGCTGCCGCGcacggccggcgcgcaggtGATCTACGACTCGGTGGCCGGCGCGACGTACAGCTACGACGCGTCGGCGCAGGAGCTGATCAGCTACGACACGGCCGACATGGTGCAGCGCAAGGTCAGCTACCTGCGCCAGCAGGGGCTGGGCGGCAGCATGTTCTGGGAGGCGTCGGCCGACCGGACTGACAGCCAGAGCTTGATTGGCACGAGCTGGAGCGCGCTGGGaagcgccggcgacggggtGCAGAACTTGCTGAGCTATCCGGATAGCCAGTATGATAATCTCAGGGCAGGGTTCCCGTGA